A window from Amblyomma americanum isolate KBUSLIRL-KWMA chromosome 7, ASM5285725v1, whole genome shotgun sequence encodes these proteins:
- the Chd64 gene encoding transgelin calponin-3, giving the protein MAENRATKSGLAAEAHSKIQSKYDPELAGALLAWVKEVTGKDINTSGDMDNFYETLKDGVLLCHLVNSIKPDSIPEKKINNSKMAFKCMENINLFLEHARQMGVPAQETFQTVDLWEKQNLLSVSICLQSLARKAPKFGVKGMGPKEAEANVRNFSEEQLKAGQNVISLQYGSNKGATQSGINFGNTRHM; this is encoded by the exons ATCCAGTCCAAGTATGACCCGGAGCTGGCTGGTGCGCTGCTCGCCTGGGTCAAGGAGGTCACGGGCAAGGACATCAACACCTCGGGTGACATGGACAACTTCTATGAGACGCTCAAGGATGGTGTCCTCCTCTGCCA CCTGGTGAACTCAATAAAGCCAGACAGCATTCCTGAGAAGAAGATTAACAACTCCAAGATGGCCTTCAAGTGCATGGAGAACATTAACCTGTTCCTGGAGCACGCACGACAGATGGGCGTCCCTGCCCAGGAGACCTTCCAGACAGTCGACCTTTGGGAGAAGCAGAATCTGCTCTCAGTCTCCATTTGTTTGCAGTCCCTGGCCAGGAAG GCTCCGAAGTTTGGTGTTAAGGGCATGGGACCAAAGGAAGCCGAAGCTAATGTCCGTAACTTCAGCGAGGAACAGCTCAAGGCCGGCCAGAATGTGATCAGCCTCCAGTACGGATCCAACAAGGGTGCCACGCAAAGTGGAATCAACTTTGGTAACACACGCCACATGTAG
- the mRpS6 gene encoding mitochondrial ribosomal protein S6, which translates to MPAYEMTMILRTLTKPELASALKRTGEYLLKNGAILRYIQNLGTKELPLKMSKHGQRNWHGSYFLYRFDGPPDLAVSVRGEIKRDVDVIRATTIMLYPPKTIKCTLEEEMQPPAYRPSVQALMEQSKVKKKQTFEKHTDGPV; encoded by the exons ATGCCAGCGTACGAAATGACTATGATTTTACGTACTCTGACGAAA ccGGAGCTCGCAAGTGCTCTCAAACGCACGGGCGAATACTTACTGAAAAATGGAGCAATTCTTCGTTACATCCAAAACCTGGGCACGAAGGAGCTTCCGCTCAAGATGAGCAAACATGGTCAAAGGAACTGGCACGGCAG CTACTTTCTCTACCGGTTCGACGGCCCACCAGATCTTGCGGTATCAGTGCGAGGAGAGATCAAGCGAGATGTGGATGTAATTCGTGCCACCACCATCATGCTTTACCCTCCAAAGACTATCAAGTGCactcttgaggaagagatgcagCCCCCTGCTTACCGACCGAGTGTGCAGGCGCTCATGGAACAGAGCAAGGTGAAGAAGAAGCAGACTTTCGAGAAGCACACAGACGGTCCGGTCTGA